One window of Dermacentor andersoni chromosome 7, qqDerAnde1_hic_scaffold, whole genome shotgun sequence genomic DNA carries:
- the LOC126534391 gene encoding methylglutaconyl-CoA hydratase, mitochondrial, which produces MVSTLLVRTLLLQRPAARVGIGCCSGARRYLSQQQPAEASSFPTSSDEIVVEKLTGEQSGIAVVGFNRPRAKNAIGKVFLKQLEATLDCLRYDDSLRVLIVRSLVPGVFCAGADLKERAAMPLREVAPFVARLRGATVALEEMPVPTIAALDGAALGGGLEIALACDLRVASNSAKMGLVETTLAIIPGAGGTQRLPRVVGRAKAKELIFTGRVLDGEQAEDIGLVNYVAEQNKEGNAAFQRALQLAEEIRPQGPIALRMAKLAINKGMDVPISNGLDYEKAYYVQVTQSKDRVEGLNAFKEKRKPNYVGE; this is translated from the coding sequence ATGGTGTCGACTCTCCTCGTCcgcacgctgctgctgcagcgaccGGCAGCCCGCGTCGGCATCGGCTGCTGTAGCGGCGCGCGCCGGTACCTCTCGCAGCAACAGCCCGCCGAGGCCTCCAGCTTCCCCACTTCGTCGGACGAGATCGTCGTCGAGAAGCTGACCGGCGAGCAGTCGGGAATCGCCGTCGTCGGGTTCAACCGACCGCGGGCCAAGAACGCCATCGGCAAGGTGTTCCTCAAGCAGCTCGAGGCGACGCTCGACTGCCTCAGGTACGACGACTCCCTCCGGGTCCTCATCGTGCGAAGTCTCGTGCCGGGCGTCTTCTGCGCCGGCGCCGACCTCAAGGAGCGCGCTGCCATGCCTCTCCGCGAGGTCGCACCCTTCGTCGCCCGACTCCGTGGCGCAACGGTCGCCCTCGAAGAAATGCCCGTGCCGACCATCGCGGCCCTGGACGGTGCCGCTCTCGGAGGCGGACTCGAGATAGCCCTGGCCTGCGACCTGCGCGTAGCCTCCAACTCTGCCAAGATGGGGTTGGTCGAGACCACCCTGGCCATCATACCCGGCGCCGGGGGCACCCAGCGGCTACCCCGCGTGGTCGGGAGAGCCAAGGCGAAGGAGCTCATCTTCACCGGCAGAGTCCTGGACGGCGAGCAGGCCGAGGACATCGGACTGGTCAACTACGTGGCCGAACAGAACAAGGAAGGGAACGCCGCGTTTCAGCGGGCTCTGCAGTTGGCCGAGGAGATTAGGCCACAGGGACCCATCGCCCTCAGGATGGCGAAACTAGCCATTAACAAAGGCATGGACGTGCCTATTAGCAACGGACTCGACTATGAGAAGGCGTACTATGTACAAGTGACGCAGTCTAAGGACCGGGTTGAGGGGCTGAATGCTTTCAAAGAGAAGAGGAAGCCCAACTACGTCGGGGAGTGA